Proteins from one Juglans microcarpa x Juglans regia isolate MS1-56 chromosome 1S, Jm3101_v1.0, whole genome shotgun sequence genomic window:
- the LOC121247156 gene encoding glycine-rich protein A3, whose amino-acid sequence MEGGKDKRDHESSDKGLFSSLAGYAAGHYPPHGYHPQGYPPQGYPPQAYPPAGYPPGAGYPPPGGYPPSGYPPPGGYPPPAGYPPPGGYPPPAYPPPGGYPPSSYPGPSAPYHSGHGPGMGALLAGGAAAAAAAYGAHQLSHGAHSLGHGGYHGFGHGKFKHGKFKHGKFGKRWKNGMFGKHKFKRWK is encoded by the exons atggaaggtGGAAAAGACAAGCGTGATCACGAGTCTAGTGACAAAGGGCTGTTTTCAAGTCTTGCCGGATATGCTGCTGGACACTACCCTCCACATGGATACCATCCACAGGGATATCCACCTCAAGGATATCCCCCGCAAGCCTACCCACCAGCTGGGTATCCACCTGGAGCTGGATATCCTCCTCCAGGTGGATACCCACCTTCTGGATATCCTCCCCCAGGTGGATATCCTCCACCTGCTGGATATCCTCCCCCAGGTGGATACCCTCCACCAGCCTATCCTCCCCCAGGAGGATATCCCCCATCCAGTTATCCTGGTCCATCAGCTCCATATCATTCAG GACATGGACCTGGTATGGGAGCATTGCTAGCAGGGGGTGCTGCTGCAGCAGCTGCTGCTTATGGTGCTCACCAGCTCTCCCATGGTGCTCATAGTCTTGGACATGGGGGTTACCATGGCTTTGGTCATGGAAAGTTCAAACATGGCAAGTTTAAGCATGGGAAATTTGGCAAGCGCTGGAAGAATGGCATGTTTGGGAAACATAAGTTCAAGAGATGGAAGTGA
- the LOC121247821 gene encoding tRNA (guanine-N(7)-)-methyltransferase — protein sequence MGASSLCLQRFFHGGGLGSRGTTNETLCALVRRQSSSSSRHYCSKRVAACATAAAKHRIYLRSPDLVASEYAELNLPHQFSEELGHIRIRQHVNPLSACFSMPVEVPDWNEVFRDPTLPLMVDIGSGSGRFLIWLAKRHPEVRNYLGLEIRRKLVNRADFWVKELALYNVHFLFANAMVSFNQLVSTYPGPLMLVSILCPDPHFKKRHHKRRVVQKPLVDSIIHNLMPGGQIFIQSDVLEVALDMRYQFDAEGDVLHHMDALDQSVLCDQEGWLLSSPMGIRTEREIHAEFEGARIYRRMYQKRIYN from the exons ATGGGCGCTTCTTCCCTCTGCTTGCAACGCTTCTTTCATGGCGGTGGCCTAGGGTCCAGAGGGACAACAAATGAAACGCTTTGCGCGCTTGTACGAAGACAATCATCGTCATCTTCTCGTCACTATTGCAGTAAGAGAGTGGCTGCTTGTGCTACTGCCGCTGCTAAACACCGAATTTATCTCAGAAGCCCAGACCTGGTGGCCTCAGAATATGCAGAGCTCAATCTCCCACACCAATTTTCTGAG GAGTTGGGTCATATCAGGATACGGCAACATGTCAACCCACTCAGTGCCTGTTTCTCG ATGCCTGTAGAAGTACCAGACTGGAACGAAGTATTCAGGGACCCAACATTGCCCCTCATGGTTGATATTGGCAGCG GTAGTGGCCGATTTCTCATATGGCTTGCAAAAAGACACCCTGAAGTGAGAAATTATTTGGGGCTAGAAATACGGCGGAAA CTGGTCAACCGTGCTGACTTCTGGGTAAAAGAACTGGCTCTTTACAACGT GCATTTCCTGTTTGCAAATGCCATGGTGTCTTTTAATCAACTAGTGTCCACATATCCTGGACCCTTGATGCTAGTCTCAATTCTG TGCCCAGATCCTCATTTCAAGAAAAGGCATCATAAAAGAAGGGTTGTGCAGAAGCCCTTAGTAGATTCTATCATACATAATTTAATGCCTGGAGGACAG ATATTCATACAGTCTGATGTGCTTGAAGTGGCACTTGACATGAGATATCAATTTGATGCTGAAGGGGATGTACTTCATCACATGGATGCCTTGGACCAGAGCGTTTTGTGTGACCAAGAGGGATGGTTATTGAGCAGCCCAATGGGAATaaggacagagagagagattcatgCAGAATTTGAAGGTGCAAGAATTTACAGAAGGATGTACCAGAAgcgaatatataattaa